The genomic region TGCACCACTCATGATAACGGGAATGACGGGAGGACATAGAAACGTTACTAAGATAAATGAGAAACTAGCTAGATTAGCACAAGAACTAGGTATAGCTATAGGTGTTGGAAGTCAGAGACCAATGATAATATATAGAGACAATAGTGATGTACTAGAAACCTATAAAATAGTTAGGAAAACCGCACAAGATGTGCCAGTCATTGGTAATATCGGTATTAATACTATTAATGACCTAAGCATAAATGATATTGAGTTTCTAATCAAATCCATTGAGGCAGATGCGTTAGCAATCCATTTAAACCCAGCACAAGAAGTTATACAGCCGGAAGGAGATACAAGATTTAGTGATAATGTTATTGTTAAGGTCGAAGAAATACTTGATAGTATTGATGTTCCAGTAATCATAAAGGAAGTGGGTAACGGTATCTCTATGGAAACAGCATCATTATTCAGATCCATTGGTATAAGGTACTTTGACATATCAGGTTCATGTGGTACGAACTGGATATTAGTTGAGAAATACCGGTCTAGAACACCAGAGTATAAGAAAAGAATTGCGGATATTCTCAATAAATGGGGAATACCCACACCACTAGCAATTATAGAGACTAGAAATGCTGCCCCCGACTCATTCATTATTGCTAGTGGAGGAGTATGGGATGGTTTAAAAGCAGTAAAATCACTAGTTCTCGGAGCAGAC from Staphylothermus marinus F1 harbors:
- the fni gene encoding type 2 isopentenyl-diphosphate Delta-isomerase, with protein sequence MDENIGERKLEHIDIILKENIDFPDHCSKIYDSIMLIHQAFPKINLEEVDLRIDFLGYTINAPLMITGMTGGHRNVTKINEKLARLAQELGIAIGVGSQRPMIIYRDNSDVLETYKIVRKTAQDVPVIGNIGINTINDLSINDIEFLIKSIEADALAIHLNPAQEVIQPEGDTRFSDNVIVKVEEILDSIDVPVIIKEVGNGISMETASLFRSIGIRYFDISGSCGTNWILVEKYRSRTPEYKKRIADILNKWGIPTPLAIIETRNAAPDSFIIASGGVWDGLKAVKSLVLGADMVGLAKPIIYLLIKQGYDEAYKFLFTYIETIRTVLFLIGAKNPSETRDKPVVLLEPILSYLKQRKIDLENYIQFIRKGGL